A genomic window from Chrysoperla carnea chromosome 3, inChrCarn1.1, whole genome shotgun sequence includes:
- the LOC123296262 gene encoding uncharacterized protein LOC123296262: MNEQFSKTILYGDAITSRVLKHRINKLTRNLLRKSKKNQILHKQNGTLEIWNQKTFGNTKLKHKKPIPLIKEDTVNMQILSGTSLPNSVFRKKIKEEIPPTPAPNNISTIDLYYEKMHTIEELMAKADKIIEQHEEIKRKEIIRLNFGSSSYSKF; the protein is encoded by the exons atgaatgaacaattttcgaaaaccattcTTTATGGAGATGCGATTACATCACGTGTTTTAAAACacagaattaataaattaacaagaAATCTtttacgaaaatcgaaaaaaaatcagatCCTT cATAAACAAAATGGAACTCTTGAAATTTGGAATCAGAAAACTTTtggaaatacaaaattaaaacataaaaaacctatTCCATTAATTAAAGAAGATACTgttaatatgcaaattttatcgGGAACTTCTTTACCAAATTCAGTGTTTcgtaagaaaataaaagaagaaattcCACCAACTCCCGCCCCAAACAACATTTCCACAATTGATTTATATTATGAGAAGATGCATACAATTGAAGAG CTAATGGCCAAGGCCGATAAAATTATAGAGCAACACGAAGagataaaaagaaaagaaataattcGGTTGAATTTTGGTTCGAGTTcatattcgaaattttaa
- the LOC123296263 gene encoding coiled-coil domain-containing protein 86, translating into MSVLKFEDVLKSSNENKIENNSIKTDKKVKPKVEKLEIPKGKPKSGRIWKNQKTRFKANIKSKGLKKPYEKKEKLREELKRAKEASRAVLERRKQEKEAKRLRTEENKKRQEENRKRSEIVQVIKNTAKLKKMKKKHLRFIEKRDTTNM; encoded by the exons atgtctgTATTAAAATTTGAGGACGTGTTGAAAAGttctaatgaaaataaaatagaaaataattcaatcaaaaCAGATAAAAAAGTTAAGCCAAAAGTTGAAAAACTTGAAATTCCTAAAGGTAAACCAAAATCAGGACGAATatggaaaaatcaaaaaacaag atttaaggcaaatatcaaatcaaaaggtttaaaaaaaccatacgagaaaaaagaaaaattacgtGAAGAATTAAAACGAGCCAAAGAAGCATCACGTGCGGTATTAGAACGGCGTAAACAAGAAAAAGAAGCTAAACGTTTACGAacggaagaaaataaaaaacgtcAAGAGGAAAATCGTAAACGTAGTGAAATTGTTCAAGTGATTAAAAATACAgccaaattaaagaaaatgaagaaGAAACATCTTAGATTTATTGAAAAGCGTGATACtacaaatatgtaa
- the LOC123296264 gene encoding dynein axonemal assembly factor 3-like, translating to MFWGYTPALDLNKELDISTANQTVNILLLGTADGRHVIKTLAESYKHKNIKYNFYIAETWTEQIARQLLFLSIILDQDSSLGIYDKVRIFMELYGNIKIRPSVARYLYKKSADLVEAITDSTYLSKKMPIFNFSQLNTKDRDYMENVFKFWKRPDSQFGIQAAWDFRVRKALGQRFECRNEVFDFDYRTRLCEQDLKIISACEYMSWRESGIAFKWSELGESKPNLTCGTGVLGSGLKLLYHGYSGDIVTGPHIAYGIECDDKKMFEKSNGVFIKRSTDITEYNLFQMFHQIIYDKPCDYNTYSKDLRTDLYKDFDAKKYDPIDATPLMPKNHFTVTFLSMSNLPNLSKKYSNYFDLMVFGNDQLHRVEKDLLATGQKHAKILFETQKFMIQLKTDSIREYGELIALKNLIGLVPLKEFDPFKDAYAKFRKIF from the exons atgttttggggATACACTCCAGCActtgatttaaataaagaattggATATATCGACAGCAAATCAAACTGTTAATATTTTGCTGTTGGGCACAGCAGATGGAAGACATGTAATAAAAACCCTTGCGGAatcttataaacataaaaatattaaatataacttttacaTCGCTGAAACATGGACGGAACAAATTGCCCgtcaattattattcttaagtATAATCCTAGACCAGGATTCATCACTTGGTATATATGACAAAGTTCgaatttttatggaattatatggaaatataaaaattcgacCATCAGTTGCacgttatttatataaaaaatccgCCGATTTAGTTGAAGCCATCACTGATTCAActtatttatcgaaaaaaatgccaatatttaattttagccAATTAAATACCAAAGATCGTGATTACATGGAGAATgtgtttaaattttggaaacgTCCTGATTCACAATTTGGTATACAAGCAGCATGGGATTTTCGTGTTCGTAAAGCGTTAGGTCAACGTTTTGAATGTCGTAATGAAGTATTTGATTTTGATTATCGTACGCGATTATGTGAgcaagatttaaaaattatatccgcATGTGAGTATATGAGTTGGCGGGAATCTGGTATAGCATTTAAATGGTCTGAATTAGGTGAATCTAAACCAAATCTAACATGTGGTACAGGGGTTTTAG GAAGtggtttaaaattactttatcaTGGATATTCGGGCGACATTGTAACTGGACCACATATCGCTTACGGAATTGAATGTgacgataaaaaaatgtttgaaaaatcgaatGGTGTATTTATTAAACGATCCACTGATATCACGGAATATAATTTGTTCCAAATGTTCCATCAAATTATTTACGATAAACCATGTGATTATAACACATACTCGAAGGATCTAAGAACCGATTTATATAAAGattttgatgcaaaaaaatatgATCCTATCGATGCAACCCCTTTGATGCCTAAAAACCATTTTACAGTGACATTTTTATCAATGTCCAATCTACCAAATCTctctaaaaaatattcaaattattttgatctAATGGTTTTTGGGAATGATCAATTGCATCGTGTTGAAAAAGATTTGTTGGCAACTGGTCAGAAACatgcgaaaattttatttgaaacacaaaaatttatgatacaatTAAAAACAGATAGTATTCGAGAATATGGGGAATTAAttgccttaaaaaatttaattggattaGTTCCGTTAAAGGAATTTGATCCTTTTAAAGATGCGTatgcaaaatttcgaaaaatattttaa
- the LOC123296266 gene encoding dynein axonemal assembly factor 3-like: protein MFWGYTPALDLNKELGISSENQTVNILLLGTADGRHVIKTLAESYKYPNIKYNFYIAETWMEQIARQVLFLNIILEPETSLGLFEKVRIFMELYGNTIIRPPVSRYLYKKSAELVEAITDSTYLTKIMPIFNFDQLKFKERDYMENVFKFWKRPDSQFDIKKAWDFRVRKYLGQRYDYRNGIFDWDYHMRLCELDAKIIFSREYINWRESGIAFTWLETDGSKPNLTYGAGILGNGLKLHHHGYLGDIVIGPHIAYGIECDNEKMFEQSNREYKKRSTDITEYNLVHMFHQICNQEPYTDQFNTLGTEQKCAYIVYPDLQIDLYNDFEPKKYDPNNAIPLVRLNNLTVTFLSKTNLSLLHQKEKFQNYFDLMVFANDQLDNINKDLFKIGKDCAKILFETRKFMIQFTRDDIRQYGEKILEKSNDCGLVLLNEFDPAKDAYARFQKQNSSCQL from the exons atgttttgggGATATACTCCAGCCcttgatttaaataaagaattggGTATATCGTCAGAAAATCAAACTGTTAATATTTTGCTGTTGGGCACAGCGGATGGAAGACATGTAATAAAAACTCTTGCGGAATCTTATAAATAtccaaatattaaatacaatttttatatcgcCGAAACATGGATGGAGCAAATTGCACGTCAAGtattattcttaaatataatCCTAGAACCTGAAACATCAttaggtttatttgaaaaagttcgTATTTTTATGGAATTGTATGGAAATACAATAATACGACCGCCAGTTTCAcgatacttatataaaaaatccgCTGAATTAGTTGAAGCCATCACTGATTCAACTTATTTAACGAAAATAATgccaatatttaattttgatcagttaaaatttaaagaacgtGATTATATGGAGAATgtgtttaaattttggaaacgACCTGATTcacaatttgatataaaaaaagcttGGGActttcgagttcgtaaatattTAGGTCAACGTTACGATTACCGTAACGGTATATTTGATTGGGATTATCATATGCGATTATGTGAGTTGgatgcaaaaattatattttcacgcGAGTATATAAATTGGCGTGAATCTGGTATTGCATTTACATGGTTGGAAACCGATGGATCCAAACCAAATTTAACCTATGGTGCAGGAATATTGGGTAATGGTTTGAAATTACATCATCATG GCTATTTGGGTGATATTGTAATTGGACCTCATATTGCATACGGAATTGAATGTGacaacgaaaaaatgtttgaacaaTCGAATCGTGAATATAAAAAACGATCCACTGATATCACAGAATATAATTTAGTCCATATGTTCCATCAAATCTGTAATCAAGAACCGTATACAGATCAATTTAATACCTTGGGAACGGAACAAAAATGTGCATATATTGTGTATCCAGATTtacaaattgatttatataacgattttgAGCCGAAAAAATATGATCCAAATAATGCGATTCCATTAGTACGCCTAAATAATCTTACAGtgacatttttatcaaaaacgaaTCTTTCGTTACttcatcaaaaagaaaaatttcaaaattatttcgatttgatGGTATTTGCAAACGATCAATTGGATAATATTaacaaagatttatttaaaattggtaaagattgtgcgaaaattttatttgaaacacgAAAATTTATGATACAATTTACACGAGATGATATTCGACAATATggtgaaaaaattttggaaaaatccaATGATTGTggattagttttattaaatgaattcgaTCCTGCAAAAGATGCGTATGCaagatttcaaaaacaaaattcatcttGCCAGCTTTAA
- the LOC123296267 gene encoding uncharacterized protein LOC123296267: MVNLLNSISCFQNYQKRTLEDDSFCSLLVKRKTSLSDDADEGLIVTSNRLKEHSTDWNYDHACKFQIRIGRDFTDLLTLQKPSNIGLIAVIQKLSLRQNKTTGECIDWIQFGHKKNINSKRYCGELSYDNESGNMFYFPVDTFTDKIDTTVFINRKRLESDEYFDLLIVYTPIIMCRDAYSSYLKCSKDDDIKAICIRNVFKNDSYLNCPNCLDEGDSCRIKTKHSSGVGTVATIGAILSLIISFIFFLSCVWICKRFNLFCWSHTFAAGTNRSTQHSNVEMNLQGSTPTPNIPTVPSAPPVSADKDLPPPYESLFPERAGDR; this comes from the exons ATGGTAAACC tacTTAATTCAATatcatgttttcaaaattatcaaaaac GTACACTCGAAGATGACAGTTTTTGTTCACTTTTGGTTAAACGTAAAACTTCGTTAAGCGATGATGCTGATGAAGGTTTAATCGTTACATCCAATCGATTAAAAGAACATTCAACCGATTGGAATTACGATCATGCGTGTAAATTTCAAATACGTATCGGTAGAGATTTCACCGATCTTCTTACACTTCAGAAACCATCAAATATTGGTTTAATTGCTGTTATCCAGAAATTATCGCTACGACAGAATAAAACGACAGGGGAATGTATCGATTGGATACAATTtggacataaaaaaaatataaattcgaaacGATATTGTGGTGAATTATCGTACGATAATGAAAGTggtaatatgttttattttccaGTTGATACGTTTACGGATAAAATTGATACAACAGTTTTTATTAATCGTAAGCGATTAGAATCAGATGAATATTTCGAtttgttaattgtttatacACCTATTATCA TGTGTCGAGATGCATATTCTTCATATTTGAAATGTTCAAAAGATGATGATATAAAAGCAATATGTAtacgaaatgtttttaaaaatgactcATATTTAAATTGCCCGAATTGTTTGGATGAAGGTGATAGTTGccgtataaaaacaaaacatagtTCTGGTGTTGGTACAGTTGCAACAATTGGTGccatattatcattaattattagttttatattctttttatcaTGTGTATGGATATGTAAACGATTTAATTTATTCTGTTGGTCTCATACATTTGCAGCTGGAACTAATCGATCG acgCAACATAGTAATGTTGAAATGAATCTCCAAGGAAGTACACCAACACCAAATATTCCAACAGTACCGTCAGCTCCTCCAGTGTCAGCTGATAAGGATTTACCACCACCGTATGAAAGTCTATTTCCCGAACGAGCTGGTGATAGATAA